In Cryptomeria japonica chromosome 1, Sugi_1.0, whole genome shotgun sequence, the sequence CTGTTGTTTTGTATATGGAACTAACAAAGCATTGTCATACCATCCAGGTCTTTCAACTTTTGCTACTGGTCCACAGCTGCATTGCTGAAGCTGGGTTGGAATTTTTCCATGGAAGACATGAAGCTTTCAGGGAGCATAATACCTTTGATACTCGCTTGCAGCAGCAACAGCAGAGGGAATGCAAAGAGACCAGAGCAATGCCATTAAGGCCTCATAGTGTGACTATTACCGAATTTGGTGCGGTAGGAGATGGAGTTACTGTTAATACTCATGCCTTTCAGAATGCCATCTTCTACATTCACACATTTGCTGATAAAGGGGGGGCACAACTTTTTGTGCCTGAAGGAAAATGGTTGACTGGAAGCTTTAACTTGACAAGTCACCTCACACTGTACTTGGATGCAAAGGCTGTAATCCTTGGATCCCAGGTAGTTCATTATGGCATCCTTTCTATGTTATGCCTCTGATTTCAAATGGCACTTAATGTTGAGTTAATGAGGTTAATCAGCAGTGGGACGTGGTCTAATATTTAGCATGTAGAATTAGGAAACCTGGTTTTATTCACAATGCTACCATCCTCTTAAATATACTCTCATGCCGTGTACTACCCTCACTCATACTCTGAGTGTCCAGTTACCTTTGATATGGATTGGAAAGAGGGAAGAAAGTGCATGCTATCTAAGGAAAAATTAATGTCAGACtcaaaactaaaaagaaaaagaggaacacgATGAGAGTGAAACCTTAACAGGTATTATGCATGAAATCTAGGAGAGAAACCGTTGAATTTGACACTGTAATTGGTATAATATAGAAAAATGGACTTCATTATGCAATTATCATTGATAAACTATATGGATCCCCGTTACTCCAGTCTCATTTATAAAATTTAGTGTTCCCTTACAGGACTCTGAAGATTGGCCAGTCATTGATCCCCTGCCTTCATATGGTCGAGGCAGGGAGTTACCAGGTGGAAGGCACTGCAGTCTAATTCATGGGTCCAACTTGACAGACGTTGTTATAACAGGTGTGGAAAACCTTTGGTATAACAAACTCTCGAAAATTTTACTGAGAAAAAATATTGCCCTACTGCATAAGCCTTATACTTTGTCTTGTACATTTAGAGTACGTTAGTTTGTTTTTATAAGAAAATAGGTTCTTCAGACTTTGGACCATCAGTTTATATGTGCCTTGTTTCAATTGACACTAATATTTGCCCTTCATCACTTTTCAGGGGACAATGGAACTATTGATGGTCAAGGAGCTATTTGGTGGCATTGGTTTCGTAATCATACTCTAGATTACACCCGCCCACACCTTGTTGAGCTGATAGATTCGACAGACATTATTGTTGCAAATTTGACATTCTTGAATTCGCCATTTTGGACCATCCATCCAGTATACTGCAGGTTCGAAACTTAAAATAGCTGTATGCCAGTTGCTATTCTGGATGCTGTCAGATCTTAGGATTTCATTCATGTAGGAGAATCTGTTTAAATTTAGCTGTGTACAACAGGGGATTATTCAAGAGTGATGCAAGTTGATATCATCTGTCTTGATTTACAGCAATGTGCGAATTAGGAATCTTACAATCCTTGCTCCACTCGATTCACCCAACACAGATGGCATTGATCCAGGTAAGTTAATCTGTTCATTATAAATAACCTAGATAAACGCGgggaaattatattttaaattcacTGAACAGGATATTGTTCTTATCCCATTGTTGCTCCCATTTTGTGACCCCTGTCATCTTTTCTCGCTTGCTTATGATGTTCGATGTTGTTTCTGGCCAAACCTAAAccgtttttattattttttaaaatatcgaGGAAAGTATACAAATATGACTCATACGAACATTTGACTAAGACTTAGCTTCTTTCAAGCACTAACACGAGCTAATACATAGCTCCTTTTGAGCATTAACAATTAACTGATCCTTAGCTCCTTTTGAGCAACCATACTAGAAACCAACAATGGAAGACTAAGAATAACACCTTAGAAATCACATCCATGCTAGAAGTCAACAATGGAAAACCAGGATTCACTTCTTAGAATTCCACAGTAGATGTCACTTTTGAGTATTTGAACTTGGGTTTCTACAATGAGAACCCAACACTTTAACCAATTGAGCTCAACCACTTTGAAAACCATTTAGTTTTCTAGATTTATGTTGTCCTTTAAACTTCATCGAAATCTGTATCAAAATATGTTATTCTATCTTAAATATTCATTTCTGTCATATTCTAGCTAGCATACCTCCAATTAGTATGTCTCCTGCTATAGACCGTACAATTTTCCAAAATCTTGTCTTGGTATAACATTTCTCTGTGATGGCATAAGTGACTAATTGCTACATGATCATTTtatcaaaaaatagaaaaagagtTTAGTTTTTTATGTTGCTGACTCTGTACATTCTTCATGATCACAATTCCATCCACAAGATTGCAAATGCAAATGCAGTTGGGTTAGATGTTCCCTTCTATAGTTTGGTGTTTGGGTACAGGTATTTGAGCAACTTTTAGGATCTTAACCCAAGATCAGACAGACAATTCTTTTATCTGACTGATCTGCAAATGCAGTTGGCTCAGATGTTCCCTTCTATAGTTCGGTGTTTGGTTACAGGTATTTGATCAACCCTTAAGATCTTAACCCAAGATCAGACACAACTCAGAAGCAAATATTTAAATTCTTGAAGGAAGAGATCTTTGAACTATGATTTCTCTTTTGTTTCCGCCTCTAGAAATTTTGTGATCCTTCAATCTTTGCAAAGGATGTCTTCTATCGGATGCTTCTTAAAATTCAATTTATGCCTGTTCAGATTATATCTAGCATTTGAAAGCTTAAAAATGGAACTAATCCAAAGAAAGAAATAGCATTCAAACAGGATCGGTGAAGCCAAAGGCAGTCCTAAACATGTGAAAATGGAAGCTAATAGAAATagccttttttttttcatttttacagCTTTGTTTGGGAATTTTAAACCATGCATATCTGGTGAATTTCAACCAAGTACCATACATGATGTATTACTAGATGTAGTTTGAAATAGGACCAACAAACCTTGTGGGAATAAAGTATAAACAAAGAGGAGCCCTGTCAAATGTTACAGATTCTACCAGAAACTAGATCATTACCCCAAAGTGTAAAGGCTATCAAGATCCTAATCTAGTCTCcataatttttgttttatttgtcTTTTTCCACTGTAGTTTTGTTTGATACTTACAATTTAAGCTTTTATGTCAATTGGAATATATGAAATCACAAAAATCCTTGAACTTTGGGAGATTCTTTTGTGATTTATCATTGTCTGGGGACTATAAATATGTTTAATTTCTATGCTACTAGTTCCTTGATCAGCTCAGAGGATGTAAGTTGGCAAATCATGCGTGTCATAAAAAATCATACAGCCTTCTCTTTGTTACTGCATATACTTGATATAATGAGATTCCTTCAACTCTTCATTGTGTCATCCTAGCTTAAGTTCAATACGCTAAAGGCCTTTCTCATCTTGTACCGTGAATTTAACTTATGTATCTCTCACCATAGAATGGAAAACGTTCAAAATCTTATGTTAGGATGGCAGATCAtaaagcatttgcaagttggttTGTCAGCTATGACAGATAGAACTCTTCAACTGCTGCATTATTTGGAGGTAATTCTGCATAACCTCTTTCTCTAATTATGTGGCATTTATGCAGATTCATGCTCAGATGTCTGCATTGAGGACTGTTACATCAGCTGTGGTGATGATGTAATTTCTATTAAAAGTGGTTGGGATGAATATGGCATCGCTTATGGACGCCCTAGCTCAAACATTATCATCCGGCGCATAATTGGTGAATCGCACACAAGTTCTGGTATCGCTCTAGGTAGTGAAATGTCAGGAGGTATCAAAGGCATCCATGTTCAAGATCTTTACATCTTCAACACAAGAAGGGGCCTCAGAATTAAGACAACCCCGGGTCGAGGTGGTTATGTGAAGGATGTCTACATAACGAATGTCACCATGAAGAGTGTGAGGGTAGGTATTTGCTTCACAGGGTTGTATGGTGACCATCCTGACAATGGATATGATCCATCTGCTTTACCAGACATAGAAAGGATTACATTTACAGGCATTGTGGGTGACAATATTACAACTGCAGGTTCTTTAGAAGGCAACGAACGGATTCAATTCAAAGATATCTGCCTATCCAATATTGTTTTCAATGTTACTTCTCAACCTTTCTGGAACTGCACTAATGTTAAAGGATTCTCGGATTCAGTGTCACCTGAGCCATGTACAGAACTTCAGGAACCAATCCCTCCCTACTCCTCAGTTTGTTATTCTTCTTATATCAGTGGCACATGTAAAGATCATTAGTATAAAGCCAGTTTCTGATTTTATTTGTATCTGATTTATCCTTTATTGGCGGTAGGTTGATTAAGGGATCCCATGATTCATGCATTTTTGCAGAGCTTTTTGTACCATGGTCAGTCAAGCGGCAGTTTGTATCAGTCACAATAATCTTGTTATCATCTGATTCTCACCATTGTCTACATAATAATCTCCATTGAATCTCTCGCATTTTCAACAGTGAGTATTCGTCTTTTTTTTAGTGTAGTCCCTGCTCTACGAAGATGAATGCTTGTATCCTTGTCTAATTTCTACTCTATAGGAAATTATCTGTTAGGTCTATAGCTAGCAGCTGATGGATGTAcagctttggcatttgattttcCTGTTGGAGCTTGCTATAACTAGCTGATTTTTGTTCCTACTATTGAAGGTAAAGGGAATTTCAAATGTTCACATTTCATACTTGTTTTTGAGCAAGGATTGGTGGGCTCGAATTTGGTTGTGTGTTTTTCGCACATGCATTTCttttatttggttgattatttgtgtaaatcctcaatTTTTATGCAGTTGTACTGTCATGTACAGTTTTTCTTATTCAAAACCTGTTGGGTGGATATTCAAACTTCCAAGTGACTTCTttccaaaattttaaataaaacaagGCTGATGATTAAAAGGTTAGCTTGAACTTTAATAAAAAATTCAGCATATATTTTAACCAAGATCTCTGTAAATCTTCTAATCTTCCACACTGACAGTCTTGTGTGGTCGATTTTGAGTCAAATATGTCACATTTCTGTCAGACTTTTTGGATCCCAAACCGATTCTGTTGACCTTTAGATCCCAACACAATTTTGTTGACCTCTTGGATCCTAGTGAATGGATCCATCTTCAGAACAAAAAACTACTGGTCAATGATTTCAAAACGAATGTAACTCTGATTCCCACCAATATGGTTGTGCAGCAAGTGGTTTGTTTGTAAATAAATTATTGTTCTTCATGATTGTTAGAATAAATCAAATGCACTGAGGCTCCATTTTCATCTGAAATTTTGGTTCAAACAACCAAAATGATTGTTTGTACGAAAGCATCAGTCCAAACAAGCTAATTATCCGAAATGAGTCCTGTGACCTAATAATTGACAAGACAGCTAATAGCCTGCTTTAGATTACCTGAACGTAACAACACCTGCATAAAACTATTTTCTCATCCAATGATAAGTCTTTTAgccaattttatttgttcttttgaAAGGATTGTAACCTCTGATAATTTGTCCGAGTTACTTAATGTAGTATGCACCGGCATAATTTTTTCTTTTGTCCAGTGAGTAGTTCTTGAGCCAATTTTCTCTGTTCATTTGAATGGTTCAAAATTCTCATAACTTGTTTGGAAATAATCATTGAATCTGCAGAGATACCGAGGCATTTTACGTGCATTTTTATATATAGTGATAAATAAAATTCAAACAAGTACAACTATTTTTTCTATTTCAAGTGAGAATATTTCTTCCGAGGAAGAGCTTTGTTTTTAGTGGGGTTATATAGATTGATGGccagttttttaattttttctattaaCAAAGGACAATATTTTCTGGGATATGCGGCCTCCATTGAAAGAACATTATTGGGCAGTTTTGAAGcaacaaaaaccaaaaatattaatgATTTAACCTCAAAGAAATAATTTAATAAACAATATGCTATGGTGGCATCAAAGAGGACAGGAAAAGATGCTTTTATTTGGAAGATTATATGTAAAGTATTTAGTCATGCAACCACTCTTAGATTTTAAAATATGCAAAAATCTAAAGAACCTAACTAAGATAATATGCAAAAATATGCAAAAATCTAAAGAACCTAACTAAGATAATATTTACTTGTGTATATTGTAATGTAAGCTAATCTAGTGCTTATGGGGTTCAGGGGAGGTATGTTCTAGTGAAAAGATGGGCAATTGTAGTGATGTTGATTATTTTTGAAGTGCAATTGTAATGACAGTGATTATATTTGAAATGTGATTCATTTGTAGAGCAGATAGATATTTTAAGGAAACAGATATCCAATCTGTAGGATGTACCAATGCATAAGTTACTTTCATATACCATAACTTATGTATTGGTGCATCCTAAAGACTGGATAGCCATTTCCCATTCTTAAAGCTTTACTGTGTGTTCTTTTATGTCTGCCTAATGCGCTGCACTTGACAGAATAGAAAGACGTGGTTAAGCTTAACCGTACTCTCATCTATATTTAGCTGGCAATGTATTTTAATATTTCATATGAAAGACAAAATTGTAGTCTTTTAAGCAGTTTTTCAAGTTAAAGTTACTGAAAAGCAGCAGCAAATCAGAACTTGTAAAAACTGCATGCAGCAGCATGTGAAATAACAAAACTAATCCGTTCCTAAGCAGGTGAAAATCCACTCAAAATAACTTTGTCATTAGTGTTTTCCAGTGAGACAAATGGTACGTACTTGCCATCTGACTCTAATAATCTTCCTAGAGTAATCATAGCCGGTATAGATTGAAGTATGAGTCGCATGTGCGGGGACAAGAACTTTTACTAGGAAACTTGTCTTGTGATTGTTATAAATGGGTGGAAGAGGGCAATAGTAAATAGGTTGTGGTCTAGATGATACATAGGCAGACAACTGCGGGGTGTCAAATCATGTTTGCACAAGTTGACCAATTTGACTTATCTTTTTCTCATCCTCGAGTAAGATATAGATATTTAGAAAAAAAAGGTATCACCACTAAGTGGACAAACTTCTAAATGGTTGAATGGGTGTAAGTGAATTTTTAGATGCGCAATTTAGTAGGTCATTTTTGGTTATATAGGTCAAACATGTCTAATAGATCAAGGTGATTGTTAGAATTGTACTTGTAGGATGTAGGGCGTAAGTCATTTTAGATGCACAATTTAGTAGGTCATTTTTGGTTATATAGATCAAATATGTATAATAGATCAAGATTGTGACCGTTGGAATTGTACTTGTAGGGCATAGGGCTGATCTATAATGGTTTTAGTGACAACTTAGATTATGAGAGTATTAGATTGAGGTCACTAATTTTTTGGAGGTGACAAATTAGTTTAGAATATCATTAGCATCCTTCTTGCACCATTGGTTTTGGAGCTCAGATGTCCTTATTTATCACATTTAATTTTTGTAGATTTATTGCATTTATTTGTCTCAACATTAATTAGTCtaggttatttatttattaattaattgtgtTTATGTCTATTTAGAGGTGACAAATTAGTTTAGAACATTATTAGCAACCTTCTTCCACCATTGGTTTTGGAGCTAGGCATCCTTATTCATCACATTTAATTTTTGTAGATTTATTGCATTTATTTATCCCAACATTAATTAATCTAGGTTAATTGTTTGCTTATTGATTGTGTTTATATCTATTTACTTTTTATATATGTAGAAGGGATTTGTTCCCCATAAATGCATTATTTGGTGAACCACTTTTTTTATACTTAGGTTTGACCTTACGATTTTACCTTCTAAATTAGggtcatcaatttttttttggagtCTTATATCTTATTTTTTAGGTTTGTTTATGATTTGATTTTTCTTATTGTGTGACTTTGTTTATGCTCATGATGCCAATACTTTGATTTGCCTTTagagtttcattttcatatttgattttttgttgattttatgatttttgagAGTGATTTGTAttgcttcatctttctcttaaCCATATTGCTTCATTTTTTACACAATTTACTTGTGATCCTAATCTTCCTTTACAAATGGGTGCTTGTTTGAACCCTAACATGGCTACTCAATCTTGTGATAATGAGGTCTATTTTGATGCTTACGTTGAGAACAATTTAAAGTAGCATGTGATTAATTTAAAGTAGCTTATGTGTATTTTGAGATATGTCCAAAGTTGACTTGGCTAATGATGGTTAGGATTGTGCATGCGATTAATTAGTTAACATTATTTTTTAACCAACCAATGATTTGAGGGtgtatttgaaaataaaataaataaatgtgtttttttcAATATTGAGTTATGAGTGATGAAATTAATCAAATAAGTGTTAAATGTATCTAATTAAGGATGAGctataaagaaaaatatttaaatgattagaatttatttaattaatgttaggaATATTATTGAATTGGTtacttaaataatatattttatattattaatgttgaAGAGATATATGTGGGAGTTGATGCTAGGATATGGTCAAATTTATGTGTTTGCATTTTTTCTTATCTTTAGTATGATACTGTGGCTAAGAGTAGAAATGATTCTTGGTGTTCCTCGTTTTCAGCGCCACCTATACCCTCTCTCCCCTCATCTCTTTTTAGTCTCCTAGTCTGCAACTATATTCATTTCTTCTCCTCTAGCATTcgtcatcctgatgatggattacttagtgtgattcaaaacattgacgCAAAAAACTATCACACAATCAAACCCAAAAACTAAGTTGTGCAAAGCTATGGATTATGGAGACCTAATATCATTAGTAGaaacatttttttatttgtttgagaAAAGTATTATTTTTTTGGAGATGCAACTATGGGTAGGGTGACCTAGTCATTAGAAGGAAGTGAGTATCGAAGAGGAATCAAGTAGGGATGCATCCTTTGAGAGGATAAATGGGTTTAAAGAACATGGATGTGCTCTCAAAATAGTTGAAAAATATGTTAGGAAATATGCTTATTGACAAATGGAGAAGAGAGACAGGGGTGGAAGGGGATAATAATGATGGAAGAAGGGATTGGAGGATAATAGATAGAAGTAGAAGATATGATAAATTATGATGTGTAGGGTATGAAAAGTGAACCACTACGAAGGATAATCAAACCCTTTGGATTCAAATCTCAACCGTCCACTTAGACAAACCTTCAGATAAATATGACCTTTGAGTTTGAGTTTGTCCACTATTTAATAAACGTGTTTTTTAATCAAGCATATAAATTAACTAAACTCTTTAGACTTCATAAACCAAAAATACAACCACATAGGTCTCTTGGGTAGCTCGGTGAGCTCCCTATCCATGATAAACATGCGAGTCGGGATGATAGTGCGACATGCTAGCATCCTATATAGACATATAACAAagtgatgcagaggcctacccaaaactCCTAATAACAAGCCCGAACAAGTTTAGGCTAGTGACCCCCTAACTACACACAAGTGTCCTCCAAGgtaggactctacaccttggatgaaactacacacacattcactaagcttaggcctactcaagatgagtaaaaggcttcaactcctcaaacatgctttaccggtgacccctactccttgggattttgaaGTTGGCCAACACATGTCATGTAAGGACTCTTTCAAAAACTGGTTTTTGTTTAGAGaatcaattccttatacctcctttgtaaacctacccccctcggcttgtagccctatttggcgatagaATGGATCTTATCttcaaaatgttccacacacccatacaaacaaACTaccatttcagacacccttttggaagttgtattgatccccaaaatggtttggccagATCTACATACACAAGGTCTGTTCccttcagaggctaagagacctaataggggcaattagccctattttccaaagaaactacctttactggtacaccaaatgaaaaatcaactttatgggcatgtgggggatagtgagaaacctctaattccagggttgcacacctggaatccaccgctatgacaacttatgatgactgtcctaaattgtgtcctaggtagtcacatagagatgcctccCTAATCttgttcctttctccacacaacaaagttTCCCCTGCAGCAAACCATGAAAACACTAAAGTACAGTGGCTTAtcctgcatccctccaaaggaagagtcttctaatggactggagttCAGGATAAGACCATTTTTGTTCAAacccctctccaaaccctcaatttccaggttacagtcagaagaatggagggttctctctactccggaATAGTTAAGACCTCAGACCTCCACCAAAAGAAAATTATTTCATctctctatctactccatggatggtgggattcaaatcaatccGTACAGGCACGTGCAACTCCTACAAACTCAGGATTTCTGGGAAAACTAtaatattttgtgtattattgcttctcAAAACTCCAACTCCATcaaaaaccttgggaatcatgcccacaaggcttatacaactctccaatggttgcCCAttgaatttggagtaggttggagccattgaaaggcttcccccaaccaatTTACAAAAcattgcacttttgcactcaaaagttgcattttgcaattttgcacaaaaagttgtcatactctctaaggttgggatccacatacatggaccaaccaaacacacataaaatATGTCTAagacctatcaaacacaaatctagaccatctattacccctttttaccacattgtcccaattggcttctcaaattgtctaattggtgacatgggcttacatgatggg encodes:
- the LOC131072497 gene encoding probable polygalacturonase isoform X2; protein product: MCISYSSVTCLVFQLLLLVHSCIAEAGLEFFHGRHEAFREHNTFDTRLQQQQQRECKETRAMPLRPHSVTITEFGAVGDGVTVNTHAFQNAIFYIHTFADKGGAQLFVPEGKWLTGSFNLTSHLTLYLDAKAVILGSQDSEDWPVIDPLPSYGRGRELPGGRHCSLIHGSNLTDVVITGDNGTIDGQGAIWWHWFRNHTLDYTRPHLVELIDSTDIIVANLTFLNSPFWTIHPVYCSNVRIRNLTILAPLDSPNTDGIDPDSCSDVCIEDCYISCGDDVISIKSGWDEYGIAYGRPSSNIIIRRIIGESHTSSGIALGSEMSGGIKGIHVQDLYIFNTRRGLRIKTTPGRGGYVKDVYITNVTMKSVRVGICFTGLYGDHPDNGYDPSALPDIERITFTGIVGDNITTAGSLEGNERIQFKDICLSNIVFNVTSQPFWNCTNVKGFSDSVSPEPCTELQEPIPPYSSVCYSSYISGTCKDH
- the LOC131072497 gene encoding probable polygalacturonase isoform X1, with protein sequence MNARWHPMERNQAIPLLFPAFSAVFQLLLLVHSCIAEAGLEFFHGRHEAFREHNTFDTRLQQQQQRECKETRAMPLRPHSVTITEFGAVGDGVTVNTHAFQNAIFYIHTFADKGGAQLFVPEGKWLTGSFNLTSHLTLYLDAKAVILGSQDSEDWPVIDPLPSYGRGRELPGGRHCSLIHGSNLTDVVITGDNGTIDGQGAIWWHWFRNHTLDYTRPHLVELIDSTDIIVANLTFLNSPFWTIHPVYCSNVRIRNLTILAPLDSPNTDGIDPDSCSDVCIEDCYISCGDDVISIKSGWDEYGIAYGRPSSNIIIRRIIGESHTSSGIALGSEMSGGIKGIHVQDLYIFNTRRGLRIKTTPGRGGYVKDVYITNVTMKSVRVGICFTGLYGDHPDNGYDPSALPDIERITFTGIVGDNITTAGSLEGNERIQFKDICLSNIVFNVTSQPFWNCTNVKGFSDSVSPEPCTELQEPIPPYSSVCYSSYISGTCKDH
- the LOC131072497 gene encoding probable polygalacturonase isoform X3; the encoded protein is MKRFVFQLLLLVHSCIAEAGLEFFHGRHEAFREHNTFDTRLQQQQQRECKETRAMPLRPHSVTITEFGAVGDGVTVNTHAFQNAIFYIHTFADKGGAQLFVPEGKWLTGSFNLTSHLTLYLDAKAVILGSQDSEDWPVIDPLPSYGRGRELPGGRHCSLIHGSNLTDVVITGDNGTIDGQGAIWWHWFRNHTLDYTRPHLVELIDSTDIIVANLTFLNSPFWTIHPVYCSNVRIRNLTILAPLDSPNTDGIDPDSCSDVCIEDCYISCGDDVISIKSGWDEYGIAYGRPSSNIIIRRIIGESHTSSGIALGSEMSGGIKGIHVQDLYIFNTRRGLRIKTTPGRGGYVKDVYITNVTMKSVRVGICFTGLYGDHPDNGYDPSALPDIERITFTGIVGDNITTAGSLEGNERIQFKDICLSNIVFNVTSQPFWNCTNVKGFSDSVSPEPCTELQEPIPPYSSVCYSSYISGTCKDH